The following are encoded together in the Panicum virgatum strain AP13 chromosome 6K, P.virgatum_v5, whole genome shotgun sequence genome:
- the LOC120713076 gene encoding bZIP transcription factor 29-like, with amino-acid sequence MDDPGATDPAAARHHLSPQLGGQQPVPRSPTPLDLAAAAASGYRRLSPSLRPPAHPQARLPSPYGQIPAPGGGGHHARSLSQPLFFSLDSLPPPPYADLGAAPHAVPPSPPSSSSDPQQQPPPPPPLGLPPRKGAHRRSHSDIPFGGFAQLSPPLPPPAPVKREVTVAAEGCRSDGGDDAALYDLVNSYMDLDGLDPLNSSEDRHDDRDSHASGTRAGSAADSSENEAESQSTSVDRKDGGKSRHCRSLSMDSFMGKLNFAAGDESPKLPLPSPGGGLTRSGSGSLEGGAVALFDMEFANGEFTESEKKKIMANERLAEIALTDPKRVKRILANRQSAARSKERKMRYIQELEHKVQVLQTEATTLSAQLTMLQRDSAGLATQNNELKIRLQAMEQQAQLRDALNEALTAEVQRLKLATGEITDGRMAKSLQQQMNSQMLQLQQLQIQQQQQASQSQQQGQQQQQQQPQKLA; translated from the exons ATGGACGACCCGGGAGCcaccgaccccgccgccgcgcgccaccaccTCTCGCCGCAGCTCGGGGGGCAGCAGCCGGTGCCGCGCTCCCCGACCCCGCTCGAcctggcggccgccgcggcgtccgggTACCGCCGCCTCTCGCCGTCGCTCCGCCCGCCGGCGCACCCACAGGCGCGCCTCCCGTCGCCCTACGGCCAGATCCCCGCGCCGGGGGGCGGGGGCCACCACGCGCGCTCCCTCTCCCAGCCGCTCTTCTTCTCGCTCGactcgctcccgccgccgccgtacgccgatctgggcgccgcgccgcacgcggtgccgccgtccccgccgtcTTCGAGCTCCGacccgcagcagcagccgccgccgccgccgccgctcgggctGCCGCCGAGGAAGGGAGCCCACCGCCGCTCGCACAGCGACATCCCCTTTGGCGGCTTCGCGCAGCTCAGTCCGCCGctgcccccgccggcgccggtcaAGCGCGAGGTCACCGTCGCGGCCGAGGGGTGCAGAtcggacggcggcgacgacgccgcGCTCTACGACCTCGTCAACTCCTACATGGACCTGGACGGCCTGGACCCGCTCAACTCCTCCGAGGACCGCCACGACGACCGCGACAGCCACGCCAGCGGCACGCGCGCGGGGAGCGCGGCCGACAGCAGCGAGAACGAGGCCGAGAGCCAGTCCACGTCGGTCGACAGGAAGGACGGGGGCAAGTCCCGGCATTGTCGCAGCCTCTCCATGGACAGCTTCATGGGGAAGCTCAACTTTGCTGCTGGGGATGAGTCTCCCAAGCTGCCACTGCCTTCTCCCGGTGGCGGCCTCACCAGGAGTGGGAGTGGCTCCCTGGAAGGTGGTGCTGTGGCGCTGTTTGATATGGAGTTTGCCAATGGAGAGTTCACCGAGTctgagaagaagaagatcatggCGAATGAGCGTCTTGCCGAGATTGCTTTGACTGATCCCAAAAGGGTCAAAAG GATTCTGGCCAATCGACAGTCAGCGGCAAGGTCAAAGGAGCGCAAGATGAGGTACATCCAGGAGCTTGAGCACAAGGTGCAAGTATTGCAGACAGAGGCTACAACACTCTCAGCACAGTTGACAATGCTACAG AGGGACTCAGCTGGACTGGCCACTCAGAACAATGAGCTAAAAATCAGGCTGCAAGCAATGGAGCAACAAGCACAGCTGAGAGATG CCCTGAATGAAGCATTAACCGCTGAGGTCCAGCGTCTGAAGCTCGCCACCGGGGAGATCACCGATGGGCGCATGGCGAAGAGCCTACAGCAGCAGATGAACTCCCAGATGCTGCAGCTCCAGCAGCTGCAaatacagcagcagcagcaggcatcCCAGTCGCAGCAGcaaggccagcagcagcagcagcagcagccccagAAATTGGCATAG